The following are encoded in a window of Lonchura striata isolate bLonStr1 chromosome 33, bLonStr1.mat, whole genome shotgun sequence genomic DNA:
- the PYGO2 gene encoding pygopus homolog 2, with translation MAAPHAEKLEGAVPAPPAPPGPPHPAGSAAPGGPGRKQGKAGLQMKSPEKKRRKSNTQGPAYSHLSEFAPPPTPMVDHLVASNPFEDDFGTPKVGAPPAPFLGSPVPFGGFRMQGGMSPQVPPGYGGGPQPLRRQPPPFAPGQMGPAFSMPPQNPNYVQPGGLSFAGQPFSQPLGQNFSPPMGQLMQGPVAGFGPMMSPTMGQPPRGDMGPGPALNPPGGPAVAQRFSQPSNLFGQSPMQRPGQNMPPLPPTASPFPGADPSFPASSEEGGKNPPPSTFAQEQHSGSPATVNGAQPGFAPSSAGRSASTPETNSLPLPPPGKASSASGHQPPPGLVYPCGACRNEVNDDQDAILCEASCQKWFHRECTGMTENAYGLLTTEASAVWACDFCLKTKEIQSVYIREGMGQLVTANDG, from the exons ATGGCGGCCCCGCACGCAGAGAAGCTGGAAGGAGcggtcccggccccgccggccccgccggggccCCCGCACCCCGCGGGCAGCGCTGCgcccggcgggcccggccggaAGCAGGGGAAGGCAG GGCTGCAGATGAAGAGCCCCGAGAAGAAGCGGCGCAAGTCCAACACGCAG GGCCCTGCCTATTCGCACCTCTCGGAGTTCGCCCCGCCGCCCACTCCCATGGTGGACCACCTGGTGGCTTCCAACCCCTTCGAGGATGATTTCGGGACCCCCAAGGTGGGGGCGCCGCCTGCCCCCTTCCTGGGCAGCCCCGTCCCCTTCGGCGGTTTCCGCATGCAGGGGGGGATGTCGCCGCAGGTGCCCCCCGGTTACGGCGGGGGTCCCCAGCCCCTGCGGAGGCAGCCCCCCCCGTTCGCCCCCGGGCAGATGGGCCCGGCCTTTAGCATGCCCCCCCAGAATCCAAACTACGTGCAGCCGGGGGGCTTGAGCTTCGCCGGGCAGCCCTTCAGCCAGCCCCTTGGACAGAACTTCAGCCCCCCTATGGGGCAGCTCATGCAGGGGCCTGTTGCCGGCTTCGGGCCCATGATGTCCCCCACTATGGGGCAGCCCCCGCGGGGGGACATGGGACCCGGGCCAGCCCTCAACCCCCCCGGGGGCCCGGCAGTGGCTCAGCGCTTCAGCCAGCCCAGCAACCTCTTTGGACAATCGCCCATGCAGCGCCCCGGGCAGAACATGCCACCCCTGCCCCCCACAGCCAGTCCCTTCCCTGGGGCGGATCCCAGCTTCCCTGCTAGCAGCGAAGAGGGGGGCAAGAACCCTCCCCCCAGCACCTtcgcccaggagcagcactcGGGCTCCCCCGCCACCGTCAACGGGGCACAGCCGGGCTTCGCCCCCAGCAGCGCCGGGCGCAGCGCCAGCACCCCTGAGACCAACAGCCTccccctgccgccccccggCAAGGCCAGCAGCGCCTCGGGGCACCAGCCGCCTCCAGGGCTCGTGTACCCCTGCGGGGCCTGTCGCAATGAGGTGAACGATGACCAGGACGCCATCCTCTGCGAGGCCTCCTGCCAGAAGTGGTTCCACCGAGAGTGCACGGGGATGACCGAGAATGCCTACGGGCTGCTCACCACGGAGGCCTCTGCCGTCTGGGCCTGTGACTTCTGCCTCAAGACGAAGGAGATCCAGTCGGTCTACATCCGGGAGGGCATGGGACAGCTGGTGACCGCCAACGACGGCTGA
- the PBXIP1 gene encoding pre-B-cell leukemia transcription factor-interacting protein 1 → MAEKLDPRDSESSWVLAGSEGLPIDTVGPEQDSASRRSDDEEPQEEDEGTQDTVTAVTTNGATTFPSQTLCPEGSGQGDPEECEDSKAVPALDGSAEPSVLEGDEQEELKAEAEPQPCPDTPQAGPTTEDVSCTSSDDNMEGLRWRKGHKPHPEPPTVTPASHRGTPDTGDDGLSMNKYLFGALALVAVGLLIITGGIYDVADGPVESVGSWDLAAGEQESLLSVDSNDSQQEPPLADAGGSQNMQSMSQLLDKLAKENQEIRLMQAELQAHKEDLRALLHKSEGEAATAGAQQQSLARENVRLRAALEREVTALREAQAELQRLQAAGAPGSRREPAAEQPRATGVPGRGKAVARWHGSLDSLRQELADTLDRARGSGDLKGLVEELSILEQHLAQVLEAEGLGSFSTAWKKPFKVEKESGWHKQHGTRGSPHKEERREHGKPHKKDPQPPREHKPGKSWGKPSHSHPHHDSHEVPWLRRYRAPQGCSGVTDCAHKEGQEVLGAVLEPVQKVQFLQLLESFMGQLGLGRQFGKLAPQLDGAFRADGVFAHDRLRFVDFVDDVEDLLEDVAWQEWGNKKAVDGFEEYMLRHYSGASGNVWSQRAPRQHGTRG, encoded by the exons ATGGCGGAGAAACTGGATCCCCGAGATTCAGAGAGCAGCTGGGTGCTGGCGGGCAGTGAG GGTCTGCCCATTGACACGGTGGGTCCAGAGCAGGACTCAGCCTCCCGCAGGTCTGACGATGAGGAACCGCAAGAGGAGGATGAAGGCACTCAGGACACAGTCACAG CTGTGACCACCAATGGTGCCACTACCTTCCCCAGCCAGACTTTGTGCCCtgagggcagcgggcagggg GACCCAGAGGAATGTGAGGACTCCAaggcagtgcctgctctggatggctctgcagagcccagcgTGTTGGAGGGCgatgagcaggaggagctgaaagCTGAGGCTGAGCCACAACCCTGCCCTGACACCCCTCAAGCAG GGCCAACAACAGAGGATGTGTCCTGCACCAGCAGTGATGATAACATGGAGGGGCTGCGCTGGCGGAAGGGCCACAAGCCCCATCCTGAGCCCCCCACTGTCACACCTGCCTCACACCGGGGGACACCTGATACTGGTGATGATGGGCTTAGTATGAACAAGTACCTGTTCGGTGCCTTGGCATTGgttgctgtggggctgctgatCATCACTG gtGGTATCTACGATGTGGCAGATG gccctgtggagaGTGTGGGGAGCTGGGACTtggctgctggggagcaggagtCACTGCTGTCCGTAGACAGCAAT GActcccagcaggagcccccTCTGGCAGATGCTGGGGGCTCACAGAACATGCAGTCCATGAGCCAGCTCCTGGACAAGCTGGCCAAAGAGAACCAGGAGATCCGGCTCATGCAGGCGGAGCTACAG GCCCACAAAGAAGATCTGCGGGCACTGCTGCACAAGAGCGAGGGTGAGGCAGCCACGGCCGGGGCGCAGCAGCAGAGTCTGGCCAGAGAAAACGTGCGGCTGCGCGCAGCGCTGGAGCGGGAGGTGACGGCGCTGCGGGAGgcccaggctgagctgcagcgCCTGCAGGCCGCAGGGGCCCCGGGCAGCCGCAGGGAGCCAGCGGCAGAGCAGCCTCGTGCCACAGGCGTGCCGGGGCGTGGCAAGGCCGTGGCACGGTGGCACGGCAGCCTGGATTCGTTgcggcaggagctggcagacaCCCTGGACCGTGCGCGGGGCTCTGGGGATCTCAAGGGGCTTGTGGAGGAACTAAGCATCCTGGAGCAGCACCTGGCCCAGGTGCTGGAGGCAGAGGGCTTGGGGTCATTCTCCACAGCCTGGAAGAAGCCATTCAAGGTGGAGAAGGAGAGCGGGTGGCACAAGCAGCATGGCACCAGGGGGTCCCCCCAtaaggaggagaggagagagcaTGGCAAACCCCACAAGAAGGATCCCCAACCTCCCCGTGAACACAAGCCAGGCAAATCCTGGGGAAAGCCGTCTCACAGCCACCCCCACCATGATTCCCATGAGGTGCCCTGGCTTAGGCGGTACCGGGCACCACAGGGCTGTTCTGGGGTGACTGACTGTGCCCACAAGGAGGGCCAGGAAGTGcttggggctgtgctggagccgGTGCAGAAGGTGcagttcctgcagctgctggagagctTCATGGGGCAGCTGGGCTTGGGGAGACAATTTGGGAAGCTGGCACCGCAGCTTGATGGGGCCTTCAGAGCTGACGGTGTCTTTGCCCATGACCGCCTGCGATTTGTCGATTTTGTGGATGACGTGGAGGATCTGCTTGAGGATGTGGCATGGCAGGAGTGGGGCAACAAGAAGGCGGTTGATGGTTTCGAGGAGTACATGCTGCGGCACTACAGTGG CGCCTCTGGGAACGTGTGGAGCCAGAGAGCCCCAAGGCAGCATGGCACACGTGGGTAG
- the PMVK gene encoding phosphomevalonate kinase: MAAPRAVLLLSGKRKSGKDFVAEELRSRLGPDVCTILRLSGPLKEQYAKEHGLDFQRLLDASAYKEGFRQDMIRWGEEKRHADPGFFCRAAVQGAQQPVWVVSDTRRLSDVEWFRAAYGDVVQTVRVVATEETRKRRNWVFVTGVDDAESECGLDQGVAFDWVITNDGDKVALDEQLEMLVQALHSSL; this comes from the exons atggcggcgccgcgcgcggtgctgctgctgagcggGAAGAGGAAATCGGGGAAGGATTTCGTGGCCGAGGAGCTGCGGAGCCG GCTGGGCCCTGATGTCTGCACCATCCTGCGCCTCTCCGGGCCCCTCAAGGAGCAGTACGCCAAG GAGCATGGTCTCGACTTTCAGCGACTCCTGGATGCCAGCGCCTACAAGGAGGGGTTCCGTCAGGACATGATCCGCTGGGGCGAGGAGAAGCGCCACGCCGACCCCGGCTTCTTCTGCcgggcagcagtgcagggggcGCAGCAGCCGGTGTGG GTGGTGAGTGACACACGGCGCCTCTCAGATGTGGAGTGGTTCCGGGCCGCCTACGGGGATGTGGTGCAGACCGTGCGGGTGGTGGCTACTGAGgagacaaggaagaggaggaactgGGTCTTTGTCACTG GGGTGGACGACGCTGAATCTGAGTGCGGCCTGGACCAGGGAGTGGCCTTTGATTGGGTGATCACCAATGACGGGGATAAGGTGGCCCTGGATGAGCAGCTGGAGATGCTGGTGCAGGCTCTCCACAGCAGCCTCTAG